ttattttatttttaaatacccAGGCCAAAACGACGTTGTTTTAGTTctaggataaaaaaaaaagaacttagaACGGTGTTGTTAAGGAGGGATACAGTAAGATTGTCATTATTCAAGAGTTTGTTAAGTTGTTTGATAGTATGAAGGAATTGGGTGTGTAGAGAAGTTTCAAACCATATGAGGCTCTATTTAAGGCCATTATGCGCCACAATTGGTATAATTGCCAAGAGGTATTTTAATGCAACGTTGAGTGAGGGAATAAAACCTAGTAGGCATACTTATAAATTATATGAATCACAAGGTCATGCCTACAAGGAGCTACTGTAGAGAGAATCGATAAAAAGATACATTGCATCTCTTCCATAACATGATATCTGACTATCTGAGTCAAAAGATAATGATGAAAAGCCTGATAATTTCACCATTCCCACTGCTCTGAAGGTGTGTGCGGGGTTAAAACACTCACAAATGAGAAAATAATACAAGGGTTTGTGAAGAAACATGACAAGGTTGAAATGAATATGTTTGTGGGTTATGCGTTGATCTAATTGTATTCCAAATGCGGAGAAATAGGCGAGATTGTGAAagtttttgatgaattttcgAATCCGAATGTGGTTTTATAGAGCGCGACAAAAAGAAGGTAGAAGTTTCTACCCTTTTATAGCCCGACAATTCATGGCCTTGCCACCGGCCACCAAAGGAAACGAAGTGCACACCGACTTGCTCGAGCTGCTCTCACATCAGGTGCTCTCCATAATTGTAACTGGTTTGTGGAATTACCATAtgttgttacttgatctcttgTTTGACGGATCATTTTGTAACCAGTCTTGTGACTTTCTGGCTTTAATAAAATCTCTGCCTCTTGTTTTCAAATCCATTTGACTATCTTCTTATGTtaaaagggtaatgttagggagatcatatttttaaactaaatttgtaaaacaaatgatgtatcatcaataaaaaacaaTGACATTAATTGATACTTAGTTAATAATCGAATCATTTACAATCAtattatttggtttaaaaatttgatacCCTTTAGCATTTCTCATAGAAGTAATACGCGTTAATCATAGCAAAAGGTCGGTATATAGATTGACCGAGTCAGAGTTTATTGCCGGGTTGACTAAAGTTTGAACTGAGCACGACCAAACCCATCTTAATGGAGAGCTGGCCTTAATTAATTCATTCAAAAATttgctaataaaataaaaaacttccaACCCTGAACGGAAAAATCATTGTTTTATTAATAATGAAAACTATCAATCAAAAGGATGAACATAATTTCGATAATACATGAATAAATACGAGGTATTAAGTACACTTAATTAAAGCTATAGAAGAAGATGGCCATCGCAGTGGAGAGGATTAGGGCACCAATATTAACGGTGAGAGAAGAAGAGGCGTTGTGGTCCCACCAGCGATCATCATCTTCAGAAATCTTGATAGTCACCTTCTGCCCTAAATCACTGCAGTGATTACCTACGGTGCAGATGAAGTAACGGGTCACGTTGGAAGTCAGTGTAATACTTGCAGGGCTGGAATCATAAAAAGCAAGATGGTTCGAATTTGAGCAGTTATCGTAATCAGCCTTCGATACTTCAGCTACTGTGTGTGATCCACTCCACTTGAATACTGCAAAaagatataaataaataaacagatGTTCATCAATCAAAAGGAGAAATTTACTTTGCAGAAAGTCATTTTAAAGGGTCGATCTAGGTTCTACGTTGAAGAAATAGAGATTAATTTTCTCGATGCGTTGTCTGGAAAAACATTACGTCTTGCACAGAGCTGAACTGAATAAGAAAGAACTAACACTAACGAAGATTTAGAGGACGAAATTTTAATTACCTATTGTATCATTATTCTGAAATCTTTTTGTGTTAGCCCAGGTGGTGTAGGCAATAGAGCCGGCTGGAGGAATAGTCCATTCCAAATCGTCTCCGACTGTGTAAGTATCAGCTGTGGCACCGTTGAACAAGGCCACTGCAACAAGAAGAAAGCACCCAACCAATCCCATACGACTCACCATTTCTCTGCTGTGTGTTCTTCTTTACGTCGTCCCTGGCTAAAACCCCTaatctcttctttttctctttggaAATTATGTTTTTTGGTGGATGATGAATCAATCATTTTAACGTCTACTACTTATACAAAAGGGAAGGATGACCAAAGGCTATAGAATTGATTGTGTTTAACTTATCGAAGGCGAGTTTCCTTGCTTTCAAATAAGGCGACTGAAGACCAAAAGCTATATTGTGTTTAACAATCTTTTTTGAAAATGGACTACGATATTCATTAATAACGGAGGAATACATACAAACAAAGGAAATGATGCATATAAAGGGCTTTGATAAAAACCTTGCCAGAGATTTCAATTCAGTTTGAGGAAAAAAGAGCATATCGCACCAACATACTAATTAGAATTACTATCCTCAAACAAAATATCTAAGATAATATCTTGTGGTTCCTCAAACCACACAACGAGATTGGTTACATTCAAGCTAAATCTTGCCAAACCATGTGCAACCTTATTAGTCTCGTGCTTGCTAAAGGAGACCATCCCTCGGGGAAAATTCATCATCAGACTTCGGGCATCATCCAACACATGACCAAATTGACCAACATCTGTTGGACATTCTAAAAATAGTTGACGTGTTCTTTCTGGAAACAAAAGACCAAAAATATCTGTTGTGGAATATTGTACAATTTAGGAAAAGTCACCAATTTTGGGTTTATACGAAAtaggagaaattttttctaTGTAAGAATATTACGCGGCAcactaaatattataatacaagtgattggatattttaatataaaaaaattcaaccataAATATTTTGACAGTTTGGTTAACCAGACATTATTTACGATGCACTAAAAAATCCCTCATGAAATACAAtctttttgcttttttattttttggttttctgaGTGCAATTGAACAAAGCAACTATATAAGTTGTTCATCGTTATCTTGTTTTTCTACATTTAGTAATTAGAATACATAGTAAACTCCATACGTTTCTACTTTCTAGTATATCGCCA
Above is a window of Malus sylvestris chromosome 15, drMalSylv7.2, whole genome shotgun sequence DNA encoding:
- the LOC126604953 gene encoding umecyanin-like; the protein is MVSRMGLVGCFLLVAVALFNGATADTYTVGDDLEWTIPPAGSIAYTTWANTKRFQNNDTIVFKWSGSHTVAEVSKADYDNCSNSNHLAFYDSSPASITLTSNVTRYFICTVGNHCSDLGQKVTIKISEDDDRWWDHNASSSLTVNIGALILSTAMAIFFYSFN